The Changchengzhania lutea genomic sequence TTCTCTTTCATCTCCACTTCACTTGCAGCTCCTACATAAAGTACAGCAACACCGCCAGCTAATTTTGCTAAACGCTCTTGAAGTTTCTCTTTGTCGTAATCAGAAGTTGTAGTTTCAATTTGAGATTTTATCTGATTTACTCTTGCTTTAATATCTTTAGCATTTCCAGCACCATTTACAATAGTTGTATTGTCTTTATCTACAGTTACTGTTTCAGCAGTTCCTAGCATAGTTAAGTCTGCATTTTCAAGAGTAAATCCTCTTTCTTCGGAAATTACAGTTCCACCAGTTAAAATAGCAATATCTTCTAACATCGCTTTACGTCTGTCTCCAAAACCAGGTGCTTTTACCGCAGCAATTTTAAGTCCACCACGTAATTTATTAACAACTAAAGTTGCTAATGCTTGACCATCTACATCTTCAGCAATAATTAATAATGGACGTCCAGATTGTGCTACCGGTTCTAATATGGGAAGGATTTCCTGTAAGTTAGAAATCTTTTTATCAAATAATAAAATGTACGGATTTTCTAAATCGGCAATCATTTTATCAGCATCTGTTACAAAGTAAGGTGATAAATACCCTCTGTCAAACTGCATACCTTCAACAACATCTACGTATGTTTCCATACCTTTTGCTTCTTCAACGGTGATGACGCCTTCTTTTCCAACTTTGCCAAAAGCGGTTGCTATTAACTCACCAATAGTATCATCATTATTCGCAGAAATGGAAGCGACTTGTTTTATTTTTTCAGAAGAATTACCAACTTTTTGAGATTGCTTATCTAAATCTTTAACAATAGCTTGAACTGCCTTGTCAATACCACGTTTTAAATCCATAGGATTGGCTCCAGCAGCAACATTTTTTAAGCCCTCTTTAACGATGGCTTGCGCTAAAACCGTAGCAGTAGTCGTACCGTCACCAGCTAAATCATTTGTTTTAGACGCTACTTCTTTTACCATTTGGGCACCCATGTTTTCGAGTGGGTTATCCAATTCAATTTCTTTAGCAACAGTTACACCATCTTTTGTTACTTGTGGTGCACCAAAACTTTTGCTAATTATTACGTTTCTGCCTTTTGGTCCTAAGGTTACTTTTACTGCATTTGCTAATGCATCCACGCCACGTTTTAAACCGTCACGTGCTTCAATATCAAATTTTATATCTTTTGCCATTTTTTGTGTTTTTAAGCTTTTAGCCTTTAGCAGTTTGCTGTTAGCTAAAAGAATCAATTATTATTTAGTTTATATTGTGTTTTTAGCTAAAGGCTGACAGCCAAAAGCATTACCCTATTTATATAATAGCTAGTATGTCGCTTTCACGCATGATTAAATAATCCTTACCTTCTAGTTTAAGCTCTGTACCTGCATATTTTCCGTATAAAACAGAATCACCTACTTTAACAGTAATAGGTTCGTCTTTCGTGCCTTTTCCAGCAGCTACAACTTTTCCTTTTTGTGGTTTTTCTTTAGCGTTGTCTGGAATGATAATTCCTGAAGCTGTCTTGGTTTCGGCAGCAGAAGGTTCAATCACAACTCTATCCGATAATGGTTTAATGTTTAAGCTCATTTTCTATTTTATTTTTAAATTAATTAAGTTAAATGTAACGCCTATGGAGTGTTCTAAAAGTGTGCCAATAGCGATTAACTGACAAACTTACAGAAACAAAAAATGCCGACGGTTAAGTTGGCATTTTTAATATATTTTAAAATGTGTGATTTTAGTTTCCTAAAGAGTCATTTGGTGTAGCAGTCCCTGCATCCTTTGTGGCCGGAGCGGTAGGAACAACTGGTAATGGTTGCGTTGTTGTTGCATCTGGATCTAAAGCTTTAGAATCTGCATTCTCTCCGCCTCTGTTAATGGTTAGATTAGAAGCCAAAATTAACACCAATAATACGGTTGCTAATGTCCACGTGCTTTTATCTAAAAAATCGGTCGTTTTTTTAACGCCACCTAATTGCTGGGTACCACCACCACCGAAAGAAGAAGACAATCCGCCTCCCTTAGGGTTTTGTACCATAACTACTACTATTAATAGAAATGCTACGACAACGATTAGTGCTAAAAATATTGTAAACGTACTCATTATTCTTTATTATTTTGTTCTTGTAATTGTTCTACTGCCTTAATTTGGTTTGCAAAGAAACTACTTTTTTCTGGATATTTCAAACTTAAAACCTTATAAGATTGAATGGCCTTTTTGTAGTTTTTCTGTTCCACATAAATACGCGCCAAAGTTTCTGTCATGAGAGACTCTGGTTGTATCATTTGTGCTTTGGCAAGATTGCCTTTTGTTATTGGTGCTTTTCTTGGTTCTATTTTTGGGTTTTTTGCAATAAAGTCTTCAATCAACTGGAATTTTTTTGCTTTATCTGAACGCTCCGAGATATGTTCTTCTGAAGGTTTAACGATTTTTTCTGTAGGGCGTTCTATCGGTTTAAAGCGTGTTAATTTGAGCCATTCGTTAAAAGAGTGTACTTCTCTTTTGTCAAATTGAAGCGGTTTTCCCAATTGGAGGACATCTGCTTCTGAAGGTTCTTGTGTTTTGGTATCTTTAGTTACCGTCTCAATAATTTCAGATGGGTCTAGACTAAAAGGAGTCAATTTGTTAGGGCGTTCTTCTTTGGGTTGAAATAAAGCAGGATCTAAAATACCGCTAGTGTCATTTATATGTTGCCTTAGCGCATCATCTATAGTCACGCTTTTATTAACAGAAATATCTTCAATAGCAACATCAAAATCTTTCAGATGTTCGGTGTTTTGCTTTATGAATTTTGAAATTTCATTTTGAACGAACGCATCCGACGTGATGAAGTCAAATAAAATACTACGGTCTGAAGTATAGGATGCGGTTATTTTTAATTCGTTGTTATAATTTAGGCTGCCTTGATTTTTAAGACCTTTAAGATATAGCGCCCGTGCCGATTGAAAATATGGAAAGTCATCAATAACCGATTTTATAGCATTCGTTTGCGCATCTGTGATAGTCTGCGGATTTTGAAGAATGTGTATAAAATCAGTTTGGTTCATAGTTACCATTTAGCTAATGTCGCGTTGAAGATGTCTTGTGTGATACGTTCAAAAATCTCTTCGTGTGCGGTGTCTTTT encodes the following:
- the groL gene encoding chaperonin GroEL (60 kDa chaperone family; promotes refolding of misfolded polypeptides especially under stressful conditions; forms two stacked rings of heptamers to form a barrel-shaped 14mer; ends can be capped by GroES; misfolded proteins enter the barrel where they are refolded when GroES binds), whose translation is MAKDIKFDIEARDGLKRGVDALANAVKVTLGPKGRNVIISKSFGAPQVTKDGVTVAKEIELDNPLENMGAQMVKEVASKTNDLAGDGTTTATVLAQAIVKEGLKNVAAGANPMDLKRGIDKAVQAIVKDLDKQSQKVGNSSEKIKQVASISANNDDTIGELIATAFGKVGKEGVITVEEAKGMETYVDVVEGMQFDRGYLSPYFVTDADKMIADLENPYILLFDKKISNLQEILPILEPVAQSGRPLLIIAEDVDGQALATLVVNKLRGGLKIAAVKAPGFGDRRKAMLEDIAILTGGTVISEERGFTLENADLTMLGTAETVTVDKDNTTIVNGAGNAKDIKARVNQIKSQIETTTSDYDKEKLQERLAKLAGGVAVLYVGAASEVEMKEKKDRVDDALHATRAAVEEGIVAGGGVAFLRAKSVLEKITTENLDEVTGIQIVARAIEAPLRIIVENAGGEGSVVVSKIMEGKGTFGYDAKSETYVDLLKAGIIDPKKVTRIALENAASVAGMILTTECALIDIKEDAPAMPPMGGGGMPGMM
- the secG gene encoding preprotein translocase subunit SecG, which codes for MSTFTIFLALIVVVAFLLIVVVMVQNPKGGGLSSSFGGGGTQQLGGVKKTTDFLDKSTWTLATVLLVLILASNLTINRGGENADSKALDPDATTTQPLPVVPTAPATKDAGTATPNDSLGN
- a CDS encoding co-chaperone GroES; amino-acid sequence: MSLNIKPLSDRVVIEPSAAETKTASGIIIPDNAKEKPQKGKVVAAGKGTKDEPITVKVGDSVLYGKYAGTELKLEGKDYLIMRESDILAII